A part of SAR324 cluster bacterium genomic DNA contains:
- a CDS encoding ATP-binding cassette domain-containing protein, translating to MPSQEKILHIKGLKTYFPVRKGLLRTVAAHVKAVDGVDLEIYRGETLGLVGESGCGKTTLGKSIIQLVGAVGGQILYHEGEQTFDLLNLSPEEFKHIRQKIQIVFQDPHSSLNPSFTVFGSLQDPLKLYGVKTKAERRKIIGD from the coding sequence ATGCCTAGCCAAGAAAAGATTCTACACATCAAGGGCTTGAAAACCTATTTTCCTGTCCGAAAAGGACTATTGCGCACTGTCGCTGCTCACGTCAAGGCGGTTGATGGTGTGGACTTGGAGATCTATCGGGGAGAGACCCTAGGGCTGGTCGGAGAGAGTGGCTGTGGCAAGACCACACTCGGAAAATCCATCATTCAACTCGTGGGAGCCGTTGGTGGACAGATTCTCTATCACGAAGGAGAGCAAACCTTCGACTTGCTCAACTTGAGTCCTGAAGAGTTCAAGCACATCCGTCAGAAAATTCAGATCGTCTTCCAGGATCCGCACTCTTCCCTCAATCCATCCTTCACTGTTTTTGGTTCCCTACAGGACCCACTCAAGCTCTATGGGGTGAAAACCAAAGCAGAACGTCGCAAGATCATTGGAGAT